Within the Butyrivibrio sp. AE3004 genome, the region AGCGCTGGAGCTGATAAAGAGAGGACACAGACTGGTGTCTGATGATGTTGTTGAGATCAGGAAGGTAAGTGATGTTACACTTATAGGAACTGCACCGGACATTACAAGACACTTTATTGAACTTCGAGGAATCGGTATTGTTGATGTAAAAACACTGTTTGGTGTTTCAAGCGTCAGAGATACACAGACTATAGATCTTGCTATAAAGCTTGAAGAGTGGGACAAGGACAAGGAATACGACAGACTCGGATTAGAGGAAGAGTACACAGAGTATCTTGGAAATAAGATAGTCTGCCACAGAATTCCGATTCGTCCCGGCAGAAATCTTGCTATTATCTGTGAGTCTGCCGCAGTTAACCACAGACAGAAGATGATGGGCTATAATGCAGCTCAGGAGCTTTATAACAGAGTGCAGAATTCGCTGGCTAAGGGCCGCGAGGATGAAGACTGATAAAAATATTTTTTAGATAGGGGTAATTTAAGTAATGGAACATCAGGCAACAAATTTATTGGAAAACTACGTTTTTGGAGTGGATATAGGCGGAACTACCGTTAAGATCGGACTCCTTGATATGGATGGACACAAGATTGAAGTATGGGAGATCCCTACAAGAATTGAGAATGAAGGAAAAAATGTCCTTCCCGATATAGCTGAAGCCATCAGAAAAAAGATGGAAGAGAGAGGTATCAAGGATTCACAGGTTGTAGGTGTAGGCGCAGGTGCTCCGGGTCCTTTCGGTGATGACGGTACTATTTTCAAGGCAGTTAATCTTGGATGGAGTGAGTTTAACATGAAGCATGAGCTTCACGACCTTGTTAAGATTCCGGTTAAGTGCGGTAACGATGCTAACGTGGCAGCCCTTGGTGAGTACTGGATGGGCGGCGGCCAGGGCTATAAGGATATGCTTATGGTAACATTGGGAACCGGTGTCGGCGGCGGAATTATCCATAAGGGTAAGATTTTCAACGGTGCTAACGGCGCAGCCGGTGAGATCGGACATATCCACATCAATGATGATGAGACAGTTACCTGCGGATGCGGCAACAAGGGATGTCTTGAGCAGTACGCAAGTGCTACGGGAGCAGTTCTTCTTATGAACAGACTTCTTGAGGAGAGTAATGAAGAATGTGTTCTTCGCGGAAAAGATTTTGTATGTAAGGACATTTTTGATGCAGCTAAAAACGGCGATGCTCTTGCAAAAGAAGCTCTTAACCGTTACGGCGAATACCTCGGAAAAGGACTTGCTATGATCGCATCCACAGTAAATCCTGAGGTCATCGTATTCGGCGGCGGCGTATCAAAGGCAGGAGATATCCTCTTTGACCTTGTTCGTCCTTCCTTTGAAAAATACGTATTCCCGGGTGCAAAGAGAACAAAATTCGCTCTTGCAAAGCTTGGTAATGATGCAGGAATCTACGGAGCAGCTAAATTAGTTTTGGATTCGGTTTCATAAATTATGAGATTTGATTTAGATAAGAAGCTATCCGGTATACTTCCGGAAGCAAATATCATAAAAAATGAAGAAATGAGCAGGCACACCACGTTTCGTACGGGTGGGCCTGCCGATTATTTTGTAAAGATAAGTAATGAAAAAGAGCTGAAAGAGGTGCTGTCTCTTTTCAGAGAAGAGAAAATGAAAATGCAGGAGGACTACTACATCCTTGGAAACGGAAGTAACCTCCTTGTTTCAGATAAAGGTTTTGATGGCGTTATCATATATCTTTGCGGAGACTTTGCGCAGGTTTTACTTGTAGAAGACGAAGTTATCAGGGCCGGAGCGGCAGCACTTAATGTAAATGTTGCAAACTTTGCAAGGGATAATGAACTTACAGGTCTTGAGTTTGCGCACGGCATTCCCGGTTCTGTCGGTGGTGCCCTCGTTATGAACGCAGGTGCCTACGGCGGCGAGATGAAGCAGGTAGTACAGAGTGTAACCGCAATTCTCGAGGACGGAAGTATTAAAAATATTAGCGGGGATGCTCTTGAATTTGGATACAGAACCAGTATTTTTAAGAGAATGAAATGTGTTATAACCGGCTGTGATATCAGGCTCAAAAAGGGCGACAGGGAAGTAATAGAGAGTACTATGAATGAGCTTAAGGAAAAGAGGGTTTCAAAACAACCACTGAACTTTCCAAGCGCCGGTTCAACATTTAAAAGACCCGAGGGTTATTTTGCGGGTAAACTGATAGAAGATGCAGGACTTAGGGGGTACTGCGTCGGTGACGCACAGGTTTCGGAAAAACATTGCGGGTTTGTAATTAATAAAGGCAATGCGACCTCCGATGAAGTATATAGGCTTATTACCTATATACAGGACAGGGTATTTGAACAATCCGGGGTCAGACTTACTCCGGAAGTAATTCTTTTGGGAGATTTTAAAGCATGAGGATTGTAATTGTTACCGGAATGAGTGGTGGTGGAAAATCCACAGCTATTCATATGCTAGAGGATGCAGGCTTTTACTGTGTGGACAATCTGCCGCCGAGCCTGTTTGAAAAATTTGCGGAAATTATAACGCTTCCTGACAGTGAGGTAACAAAGGTCGCTGTAGGATTTGATGCAAGATCCGGACAGAAATTTGAGGATGCACCGAGAGTTATAGATGATCTAAGAAAAAGAGGACTTCCTGTTGAAGTGCTGTTTTTGGAGTGCTCGGATGCTGTCCTGGTAAAGAGATATAAGGAGACCAGAAGAAGACATCCGCTATCTCCTGAGGGAAGAATTGAGGATGGTATTAACAGGGAGAGAGAGCTTCTTGCAAAGCTAAGAACCCAGGCCGACTACATAATCGATACTTCACAGCTTCTCACCCGTGAATTTAAGCTTGAGATGGAGAGGATATTTGTAGCAAACGAAAAGCATAATAACCTTATGGTCACAGTGCTCTCCTTTGGATTCAAGCATGGTATTCCTTCGGATGCAGATCTTGTTTTTGATGTGAGATTTTTGCCCAATCCTTTTTATATTGATGACTTGAAACACCTCACAGGAAATGACAAGCCGGTTCAGGATTATGTAAAGAGTTTTCCTGAGTGCGGACAGTTTCTGGACAAGCTGGAGGATATGCTGAAATTCCTTATGCCCGGTTACATTAATGAAGGAAAATACCAGCTTGTTGTTGCAATCGGATGTACCGGCGGACAGCACAGATCTGTAACTATCGCCAACGAGATATATGACAGACTGAAAGCTGCAAATGATGTTGGTGTAAAGATTTATCACAGAGATTTAAAACATGCAAGGTGAGCGCCATGTCATTTTCAAGCGATGTAAAAAATGAGCTTTCAAAACAGATTTCCACACCGCGTCACTGCAAGATGTCGGAACTGGCAGCACTTTTGCTTTCCTGCGGAATGGCAGAACGGTCGGAAAGCGGCTTGTATACTGTATATTTGCAGTCCGATGCGGAGAGCCAATCGAGAAAGTTCTTTACAATACTAAAAAAAGCATATAATATAGAGACTAGTGTGCTTGATAAAGTGCCGGAGAAGCACCTTGGAGGTAAGGTTTATCTGCCGGTTCTTCAAGGAGGAGAAGAGATTTCTTCTATATTAAAGTCCATTCATTTAACAGATGAGGATGGGAATATCAGGACAGCTGAGGATGGTATAAGCCACAGACTGGTAAGGCAGTCCTGCTGCAAGAGAGCATTTTTGAGAGACACATTTTTGTGTATTGGTTCGGTAAGTGACCCGAGCAAGTCATATCATCTTGAATTTGCCTGTACCTCAGAGAGGTTTGCAAATGATTTAAAGCAGATGATAGAGAGCTTTGATATTGAGGCCAGGATCGTAATACGAAAAAAGTATTATGTGGTCTACATTAAGGAGAGCACGGCAATCGTGGACATGCTTAATGTAATGGAAGCACCGGTGAGTCTTATGAATATGGAGAATGAGCGTATAGTTAAAGAGATGCGCAATTCCATAAACAGAAGGGTCAACTGCGAAACAGCTAATATCACAAAAACAGTCAATGCAGCATCGAGACAGACCAATGATATACTATACTTGAAGGATCACTACGGATTTGAGAATCTTCCGAAGGGGCTTGAAGATATGGCAAGGGTCAGGCTGCAATATCCGGATGCAACATTGTTGGAGCTTGGTAAATATCTTGATCCGCCGGTTGGCAAGTCAGGTGTTAACCATAGGCTCAGAAAACTCAGTGAACTCGCCGATAAGATACGAGGCTGAGTAAAGCTGCGATTTCTGCAGTAAGAGGAGGAAATTATGATCACAAAATCTATCGAGATTAAGCTTCCAGGTGGACTTGAGGCACGTCCGGTTGCCGAGCTGGTTCAGCTTGCCAGTCGTTTTGACAGCACAGTGCATATTGAAGCACAGTCCAAGAAGGTGAATGCTAAGAGCATCATGGGAATGATGACATTAAGCCTTAGCAGTGGCGAAGAAGTTACTGTAATCGCTGATGGTTCAGATGAGAGAGATGCCGTAGCAGGTATGGAAAGTTTTCTTATGGGAAACTTACAGCTTTCTTAAATTATAAATAGGTGGAAAGCCCCGGTTACATTCTATATAATGAATGTAACCGGTTTTTTATTAAAAAGATAATTAATTTGTAGTTAATAGTTAATAAAAAATTTCCGTTATGGATGCGCATCGGCGCAAAAGAAATATGTTGCTGATTCGGAGGAAGTATGAAAAAAAAGAAAATGCTTTTTGTTTATAATCCCAAAGCAGGTAAAGAACGTATAAAAAGTAATCTGCTCGATATAATTGACATCTTTTCCAGAGCAGGTTATGAGGTTACCGTTCATCCCACACAGGAGAGCGGGGATGCCACTAAAGCAGTAAAAAACAGAGAAAATATTTATGACATTGTTACCTGTAGCGGAGGAGACGGCACTCTTGATGAAGTAGTAAACGGAATGTGGCAGTCCAAAAAGCGTATACCGATAGGCTATGTTCCTGCCGGCTCGACAAATGATTTTGCCATGAGTCTGGGGATACCCTCAGAAATGCATGCTTCCGCAGAAGCGCTTGTAAGCGGCAAAGAATATGCCTGTGATATCGGTGTTATGAACGATGAGATTTTCGTATATATTGCGGCATTTGGGCTGTTTACTGATGTGTCGTATCTGACAAAGCAGGACATTAAAAATGTTCTGGGACATATGGCATACATTATTGAGGGGGCAAGGCGAATTTCTGAGATAAGGTCCTACCACGTAAAGGTTACTACTGACGATCAGGTGATAGAGGATGATTTTATTTTCGGTATGGTAACAAATTCCATCTCGGTAGGTGGCTTCAAAGACATAACAGGCAAACATATAGGGCTTGATGACGGAGTTTTCGAGGTGACACTTGTAAAGATGCCGGATAATATGCTTGATATGAGTAATCTGTTGGCGGCCTTTTTAAACAGGGATATAAATACCGATCTTATGTACTGTTTTAAGACAAGTCATATTTCATTCGAATCCAGAGAAAATATAGCCTGGACAAGAGACGGCGAATATGGCGGGGATCATAAATTTGTGGAAATTAAAAACGAGAATAAAGCACTGAATATTATGGTGCCGGATAAGAAATAATGAAAAATACAGGGCGGACAGCGGATTGCTGTCCGTTCATTTTTTGTTCATAGAACGTTAAAAGACTATTAACGCCAGATTATTTCTAGGACATTTATTTTCGCTATACTAAAGATGTCAGATGAAGAAAGGCAATACCAATAAAAAAATAACTTTTTCATAATATGCCAAGGAAACAATAGTTTCCTTGGCATCCTCCCTTTATAGGGCTTTTTTTATTTATACTGTTTCCGGTTCCGGATAATCTACACCAAATGTTTCTACAGTAACAGTTTCCATAACCTGATCTGTTGTGGGTCTGTCACGCCAGTCTGTTTCTGTCTCGGCAATCTTGTTTACCACATCCATTCCTTCAATTACTTTACCGAATGCAGCGTAAGCGCCATCAAGATGAGG harbors:
- a CDS encoding ROK family glucokinase; the protein is MEHQATNLLENYVFGVDIGGTTVKIGLLDMDGHKIEVWEIPTRIENEGKNVLPDIAEAIRKKMEERGIKDSQVVGVGAGAPGPFGDDGTIFKAVNLGWSEFNMKHELHDLVKIPVKCGNDANVAALGEYWMGGGQGYKDMLMVTLGTGVGGGIIHKGKIFNGANGAAGEIGHIHINDDETVTCGCGNKGCLEQYASATGAVLLMNRLLEESNEECVLRGKDFVCKDIFDAAKNGDALAKEALNRYGEYLGKGLAMIASTVNPEVIVFGGGVSKAGDILFDLVRPSFEKYVFPGAKRTKFALAKLGNDAGIYGAAKLVLDSVS
- the murB gene encoding UDP-N-acetylmuramate dehydrogenase, producing MRFDLDKKLSGILPEANIIKNEEMSRHTTFRTGGPADYFVKISNEKELKEVLSLFREEKMKMQEDYYILGNGSNLLVSDKGFDGVIIYLCGDFAQVLLVEDEVIRAGAAALNVNVANFARDNELTGLEFAHGIPGSVGGALVMNAGAYGGEMKQVVQSVTAILEDGSIKNISGDALEFGYRTSIFKRMKCVITGCDIRLKKGDREVIESTMNELKEKRVSKQPLNFPSAGSTFKRPEGYFAGKLIEDAGLRGYCVGDAQVSEKHCGFVINKGNATSDEVYRLITYIQDRVFEQSGVRLTPEVILLGDFKA
- the rapZ gene encoding RNase adapter RapZ, translated to MRIVIVTGMSGGGKSTAIHMLEDAGFYCVDNLPPSLFEKFAEIITLPDSEVTKVAVGFDARSGQKFEDAPRVIDDLRKRGLPVEVLFLECSDAVLVKRYKETRRRHPLSPEGRIEDGINRERELLAKLRTQADYIIDTSQLLTREFKLEMERIFVANEKHNNLMVTVLSFGFKHGIPSDADLVFDVRFLPNPFYIDDLKHLTGNDKPVQDYVKSFPECGQFLDKLEDMLKFLMPGYINEGKYQLVVAIGCTGGQHRSVTIANEIYDRLKAANDVGVKIYHRDLKHAR
- the whiA gene encoding DNA-binding protein WhiA, translated to MSFSSDVKNELSKQISTPRHCKMSELAALLLSCGMAERSESGLYTVYLQSDAESQSRKFFTILKKAYNIETSVLDKVPEKHLGGKVYLPVLQGGEEISSILKSIHLTDEDGNIRTAEDGISHRLVRQSCCKRAFLRDTFLCIGSVSDPSKSYHLEFACTSERFANDLKQMIESFDIEARIVIRKKYYVVYIKESTAIVDMLNVMEAPVSLMNMENERIVKEMRNSINRRVNCETANITKTVNAASRQTNDILYLKDHYGFENLPKGLEDMARVRLQYPDATLLELGKYLDPPVGKSGVNHRLRKLSELADKIRG
- a CDS encoding HPr family phosphocarrier protein, whose translation is MITKSIEIKLPGGLEARPVAELVQLASRFDSTVHIEAQSKKVNAKSIMGMMTLSLSSGEEVTVIADGSDERDAVAGMESFLMGNLQLS
- a CDS encoding diacylglycerol/lipid kinase family protein → MKKKKMLFVYNPKAGKERIKSNLLDIIDIFSRAGYEVTVHPTQESGDATKAVKNRENIYDIVTCSGGDGTLDEVVNGMWQSKKRIPIGYVPAGSTNDFAMSLGIPSEMHASAEALVSGKEYACDIGVMNDEIFVYIAAFGLFTDVSYLTKQDIKNVLGHMAYIIEGARRISEIRSYHVKVTTDDQVIEDDFIFGMVTNSISVGGFKDITGKHIGLDDGVFEVTLVKMPDNMLDMSNLLAAFLNRDINTDLMYCFKTSHISFESRENIAWTRDGEYGGDHKFVEIKNENKALNIMVPDKK